The proteins below come from a single Tachysurus fulvidraco isolate hzauxx_2018 chromosome 26, HZAU_PFXX_2.0, whole genome shotgun sequence genomic window:
- the LOC113641327 gene encoding vesicle-associated membrane protein 3-like — translation MSKLEETQKEVEEVKDIMLDNLNKAEERKEKLEDLDERATVLLNKSQSFQKQTKKVKQKKRKEYLKSKAGLIALMVVLALVIIVIIAIMFSSEHSGDGASVQRAAVTSKPNITEQL, via the exons ATG AGCAAATTGGAAGAGACTCagaaggaggtggaggaggtgaaGGACATCATGCTGGACAACCTGAATAAagcagaggaaagaaaagaaaaactggagGATCTGGACGAGCGCGCTACTGTGTTACTGAATAAA TCGCAGTCCTTCCAGAAGCAGACAAAGAAGGTGAaacagaagaagaggaaggagtATCTGAAGAGTAAAGCAGGACTAATAGCGCTTATGGTGGTGTTGGCACTGGTGATCATCGTCATAATTGCCATCATGTTCAGCAGTGAACACTCCGGTGACGGTGCAAGTGTGCAGAGAGCTGCTGTTACCTCTAAACCTAACATAACAGAACAGCTGTAA
- the tmem150ab gene encoding transmembrane protein 150Ab, giving the protein MTAWIVLPVSLSAFSITGIWIVYAMAVMNHHVCPVENWSYNVSCNEEIAKRGFPKTCCTLQDIPLISKCGCYPPESCLFSLIGNVGAFMVVMICMLRYAHVVEHSHHCWVNTSALVSGCINALGLVMVGNFQVDHAKTLHYVGAGVAFPAGLLFVCLQCVLTYRIAETALDFWMAHVRVALSAGVLISLILSGVFFIHESFMLQHAAAICEWIFTVLVLVYYGTFTYEFGSVSTDTMMAALVNGRPHDPSSSGVIMGGIGKSVPIGCGAHSIKSPGGSSTSTHLNCTPESVAML; this is encoded by the exons ATGACTGCCTGGATCGTTCTGCCAGTCAGCCTGTCGGCGTTCTCCATCACAGGCATATGgatagt GTATGCCATGGCAGTGATGAACCACCATGTGTGTCCAGTCGAAAACTG GTCTTATAATGTGTCTTGTAATGAGGAAATTGCCAAGAGGGGCTTCCCCAAGACCTGCTGTACTCTACAGGACATCCCTCTCATCag CAAATGCGGCTGCTACCCGCCCGAAAGCTGTCTCTTCAGCCTGATAGGCAATGTCGGGGCATTTATGG tGGTGATGATTTGTATGTTGCGATACGCTCATGTGGTCGAGCACAGCCATCACTGTTGGGTCAACACAAGTGCACTAGTATCAGGTTGTATTAATGCTCTGGGTCTTGTCATGGTGGGCAACTTCCAG GTGGATCATGCGAAGACTCTGCACTACGTTGGGGCCGGAGTTGCATTTCCTGCAGGACTGTTGTTCGTGTGTCTGCAGTGTGTCCTCACCTACCGCATTGCTGAGACAGCGCTAGACTTCTGGATGGCCCATGTGCGCGTGGCTCTGTCAGCCGGAGTGCTGATTTCTCTCATCCTCA GTGGCGTCTTCTTCATACATGAGAGCTTCATGTTGCAGCATGCTGCCGCCATCTGCGAGTGGATCTTCACAGTCCTCGTCCTGGTTTATTATGGAACCTTTACCTACGAGTTTGGCAGCGTCAGCACCGACACCATGATGGCCGCCCTCGTCAACGGCAGGCCGCACGACCCATCGAGCTCAGGAGTCATCATGGGAGGCATAGGGAAAAGCGTTCCCATTGGCTGTGGCGCTCACAGCATAAAGTCACCAGGAGGAAGCAGCACCTCCACACACCTCAACTGCACCCCGGAGAGCGTGGCCATGTTATAG
- the slc25a46 gene encoding mitochondrial outer membrane protein SLC25A46, whose amino-acid sequence MTSRRPDSFDGLGYRGREEPSYGGGYSGRSFNSSSSVDLQHWVTTPPDIPGSRNLHFGDRTPQSEAPPAAPGAGDELQTAAPPSDQLNRFAGFGIGLASLFTENVLAHPCIVFRRQCQVNYQARCYHLSPLSALNVMYNVSKSQGPKALWKGMGSTFVVQGVTLGTEGIISECTPLPRELPHRWNPKQIAGHFILKGLTHVVALPFYSASLIETVQSEIIRDNPGILDCVKEGVGRVLGLGVPHSKRLLPLYTLVFPTVLHGVLHYIISSSVQKLVLYVLHRRGSTSASSKHTKVGMETVQNMLDAYFPELIASFVANLCADVLLFPLETVLHRLHVQGTRTIIDNTDLGFEVLPINSQYEGMRDCINAIRSQEGPLGFYKGFGTIVIQYSLHATVLQITKMIYSTLLQNA is encoded by the exons ATGACTTCCAGGCGCCCTGACAGCTTCGACGGCTTGGGTTACAGGGGCAGGGAGGAGCCGTCATACGGTGGAGGATATTCAGGAAGGTCGTTTAACAGTTCGTCCAGCGTTGACCTGCAGCACTGGGTCACCACGCCTCCGGACATCCCGGGCAGCAGAAACCTGCACTTTGGTGACCGCACACCGCAGTCTGAAGCGCCTCCTGCAGCACCTGGGGCTGGAGACGAGCTTCAAACAGCTGCTCCACCATCCG ATCAGTTGAACAGATTTGCTGGATTTGGGATTGGTCTTGCTAG CCTCTTTACAGAAAACGTTCTAGCCCACCCGTGCATCGTATTTCGCCGGCAATGCCAG GTGAATTACCAGGCCAGATGCTACCACCTGTCACCTTTATCAGCTCTTAATGTGATGTACAACGTCTCCAAATCTCAG ggtccGAAGGCTTTATGGAAAGGGATGGGAAGCACGTTCGTGGTCCAGGGCGTGACCCTCGGGACAGAGGGCATCATAAGCGAGTGCACCCCGTTGCCAAG GGAGCTGCCTCACAGATGGAACCCCAAACAAATCGCAGGCCACTTTATTCTGAAAGG tttaaCCCATGTGGTTGCGTTGCCGTTTTACTCAGCAAGCCTGATTGAAACTGTTCAG AGCGAGATCATTCGGGACAACCCCGGCATCCTGGATTGCGTCAAGGAGGGTGTGGGGCGTGTCTTGGGTCTGGGTGTGCCTCACAGTAAACGCCTCCTTCCTCTCTATACACTGGTCTTCCCTACCGTCCTCCACGGCGTCCTACATTACATCATAAGCTCCAGCGTGCAGAAGCTGGTGTTGTACGTGCTGCATCGCCGTGGCAGCACGAGCGCGTCATCCAAACACACTAAAGTCGGCATGGAGACAGTCCAGAACATGCTGGACGCCTATTTCCCAGAGCTGATCGCTAGCTTCGTTGCCAACCTGTGTGCTGACGTGCTGCTGTTTCCTCTGGAGACGGTGCTGCATCGCCTGCACGTTCAGGGAACTCGCACCATCATCGATAACACCGACCTGGGCTTCGAGGTGCTTCCCATTAACTCTCAGTACGAAGGGATGAGGGACTGCATAAATGCAATACGAAGCCAGGAGGGTCCACTGGGATTCTACAAGGGCTTCGGGACCATCGTGATCCAGTACTCGCTACACGCAACAGTGCTGCAGATCACCAAGATGATTTACTCGACTCTGCTCCAAAATGCCTGA